A window of Aminivibrio sp. contains these coding sequences:
- a CDS encoding solute carrier family 23 protein has product MAKKVIYGLLDRPPFPIMVLAGAQHVLTLFGATTLVPLIFGPAMGMDQLQIAALISCVYFGMGVATLIQTHPKLGSGLPIVQGSSFSFIPSVMTIIGAYKAMGPDVVMQYMGGGLILGGIILSVIGYTGIIGYIRKIITPVVIGPVIMAIGFSLAPTAIQFNAANYWPISLMVVALIFIFSLVSKNKYANIFAILSSIVLTYLVCLGLTKIGVFPAGHPAHVDLSRVAEAPWLRYNVIMPWGAPKFSMLAFGALLAGFFAVMIESVGDYHSVSYASGLDDPDEGTISRGIGAEGLNCALSGLFGSVGTTSYTENIGLIGLTGVASRWVVRTGAVLLILMSFVTKLGALVATMPSPVIGGAYIALFGTIGALGIQVLMRADMGSQRNVLIVGFAFLMAMGLPGWIEQNQSLFMNPDYNPFLQTLGGMVWAILKTPMAVAGICAAFCDSLVPGTDEERGIGVRMK; this is encoded by the coding sequence ATGGCAAAGAAAGTAATCTACGGATTGCTCGACAGGCCCCCGTTCCCCATCATGGTTCTCGCGGGCGCCCAGCATGTTCTGACCCTGTTCGGCGCCACAACGCTGGTTCCCCTGATCTTCGGACCGGCTATGGGTATGGACCAGCTCCAGATTGCGGCCCTGATTTCGTGCGTCTATTTCGGAATGGGTGTGGCCACCCTCATCCAGACACACCCGAAGCTCGGGTCCGGCCTTCCCATAGTCCAGGGTTCGAGCTTCAGTTTCATCCCGTCGGTAATGACCATCATCGGCGCCTACAAGGCCATGGGGCCCGACGTGGTGATGCAGTACATGGGCGGCGGCCTCATTCTGGGCGGCATTATCCTCTCGGTGATAGGCTACACGGGGATCATCGGCTACATCCGCAAGATCATCACCCCCGTGGTCATCGGCCCCGTCATCATGGCCATCGGCTTCTCCCTCGCCCCCACGGCCATCCAGTTCAATGCGGCGAACTACTGGCCCATCTCCCTCATGGTGGTGGCCCTGATCTTCATCTTCAGCCTGGTGAGCAAAAACAAGTACGCCAACATCTTCGCCATTCTCTCTTCCATCGTTCTGACCTACCTGGTCTGCCTCGGCCTGACCAAGATCGGGGTCTTCCCCGCCGGGCATCCCGCCCACGTGGACCTCAGCAGGGTTGCGGAGGCTCCCTGGCTGCGCTACAATGTCATCATGCCCTGGGGTGCCCCCAAGTTCAGCATGCTGGCCTTCGGAGCCCTGCTCGCCGGATTTTTCGCCGTCATGATCGAATCCGTGGGCGACTACCACTCCGTCTCCTACGCCTCCGGGCTCGATGACCCCGACGAGGGAACCATCAGCCGGGGCATCGGCGCCGAGGGTCTCAACTGCGCCCTGTCCGGCCTCTTCGGATCGGTGGGAACCACATCCTACACTGAGAACATCGGTCTCATCGGCCTCACAGGCGTGGCTTCCCGGTGGGTGGTGCGCACGGGAGCCGTTCTCCTCATTCTCATGAGCTTCGTGACGAAGCTCGGCGCCCTGGTGGCCACCATGCCTTCCCCCGTCATCGGCGGGGCGTACATCGCCCTCTTCGGCACCATCGGCGCCCTGGGAATCCAGGTGCTCATGAGAGCCGACATGGGAAGCCAGAGGAACGTGCTCATCGTCGGTTTCGCCTTCCTCATGGCCATGGGCCTTCCCGGCTGGATCGAGCAGAACCAGTCCTTGTTCATGAATCCTGACTACAATCCCTTCCTGCAGACCCTGGGCGGCATGGTCTGGGCCATCCTGAAGACCCCCATGGCGGTGGCGGGCATCTGCGCGGCCTTCTGCGACTCCCTGGTCCCGGGAACTGACGAGGAGCGGGGCATCGGCGTCAGGATGAAGTAG